TAGCGTCGCGCGCCAGCGCTATGTCGTGGCGCGACAGCACCGGGGAGTCAAGGATCATCGCCTCCACTCGGCCGGGATGACGCACCCCCAAGCCGGCCGCGATATAGGTGCCGTACGACGTGCCGTAGACCACGGCCGAGTCCACGTGCGCGTCGTCGAGCACCGCGGCCACGTCGTCGACGACCTGGTCGATGGTCAGCGCCTCGGGCGGCAGGTCGGCGCCGGAGTCGTCGTGGCGGGACATGCCGACGCCACGGTGCTCGATCATGATCACGTCCAGACCGGCCGCGGCGGCACGCCGGCGCAGCCCCTGGTACAACCGCATCGACGCCACTCCCGGCCCACCCGGGATGATGACCAGCGGGTGCGCCGATTTGCGACCGGTGCGCACGTAGTACAGGTCGAACTCGTCGTCACTGCCGGGTGACACCGGCCGGCGTACCGGCCGCACCCCGGGCAGTTTCGCCAACTTGTCGTGTACCCGGCGCCGTTTGGCATTCATCGTCATCGGTTTTGCCCCGCCATGCGTACCATTCTGCCGACAACCTTCGAGGTCGGCAGTTCAGCGGTGTGGCCTCAGCTGCGCAGGAGGTCGGCGGCCTTTTCGCCGATCAGCACCGACGGCGCATGGGTGTGTCCCCTGATGGTGCTCGGCATCACCGATGCGTCGGCGACGCGGAGCCGGTCGACGCCGCGGACCCGCAGCTGCGGATCGACCACACTGTTGTCGTCGGTGCCCATCCGGCACGTGCCCAGCGGATGGTAGAGGGTGTGCGAGCACGTTTCCAGGGCCGCCTCGAGGGTTGCCTCGTTCAGCTCGGTGCAATTGCGCGGCCGAGCGATGGGACCCAGCACACCTTTGAGCGACGGCGCTGCGGCGATCCGGGCACACAGCCGCAGGCCGGCCATCATCGCGGCCCGGTCGATACCTTGGCGATCCGAGAGGTAGCGCGGGTCGATGACCGGTTTGGCATGCGGGTCGGCCGAGCGCAGCGTCAGCTGGCCGCGGCTTTCCGGCGCGACCAGGATCGGCCCGAGCACCACTCCGTGACCCGGCGGCTGGACGAGCAGACCCTCGTCGTAAAAGGGCGCCGGGGCAAAAATCAGCTCCAGATCGGGCAACTCGACATCTGGTCGGCTGCGGACGAAGCCGTATGCCTCGCCGACGTTGGACGTGAGCATGCCGCGGCGCCGCAACAGATAGTCCAGCACCTGGCGTGGCTTCTCGGCCGCGGCCAGGCTGTCGCCGGCGACGTCGAAACCCATCGGTGTGACCAGGTGATCCAGCAGGTTCTGGCCTACCTCCGGCGCGTGGTAGACGGTTTGGATGCCGTGCTCGGCGAGCTGGTCGCGGTCGCCGATGCCGGAGAGCATCAGCAGTTGCGGGCTGTTGACGGCGCCGCCGCACAGCACGGTCTCACGGCGGGCGTGGATAACACCGGCTTGGCCACCACGCTGGTATTCCACGCCGACCGCCCGGTTCCCGTCGATGACGATTCGGGTCGCGGTGGCCTCGGTGAGCAGCCGCAGGTTCTTGCGGCGCAGCGCGGGCTTGAGGTAGGCGTCGGCGGTGCTGTATCGCGCACCTCGACGCTGGGTGACAATGGTCTCGCAAAACCCTTCCGGATCAGGAGAATTGGGCTGCGCACCCGCAAAGCCGCACTCACGTGTCGCGGCCAGGAAGGCCGCGGTCGACGGCCGGGGGCTGCGCTGACGGGAGATGTGCAATGGACCGGTCACCCCGCTGTCGTCTCCGCTGACGAAGTGCCAGGCCGCGGTGACGTTTTCGATCCGACGGAAATACCCGAGCACCTCGGTGTACGACCACTGCGGGCCGGCACGCCGCGCCCACTCGTCGTAGTCCGCTTTGAACCCGCGCACCCACATCATCGCGTTCATCGATGACGACCCGCCGAGCACTTTGCCTCGGGGCCAATAGATTTCACGACCGGCGAGCTCCGGCTGCGGTTCGGTCAGGTAGTCCCAGTCGATCTCGCTGCGGAACAACTTGGAAAACGCCGCCGGAATTCCGATGAAGCGGTTCTTGTCGCGAGGGCCGGCTTCCAGCGCCACTACCGAGGTGGCCGGATCGGCGCTGAGCCGATTGGCCACGACCGCCCCGGCCGAGCCGGTGCCCACCACCACGTAGTCGCACTGAATCTCCGTCGCCGGTGAACCGCGGGACAGCCGCCGATCGCTAGGCACGGAGATCGATGCGGTGCGCGTTGGCGACACCGTCGTAGCGGTCGGGACTGCACGTCAACACGATCACCTGTCCATGGATGCCCACAGTGTCGAATACCTCCCCCAT
The nucleotide sequence above comes from Mycobacterium pseudokansasii. Encoded proteins:
- a CDS encoding GMC family oxidoreductase → MSRGSPATEIQCDYVVVGTGSAGAVVANRLSADPATSVVALEAGPRDKNRFIGIPAAFSKLFRSEIDWDYLTEPQPELAGREIYWPRGKVLGGSSSMNAMMWVRGFKADYDEWARRAGPQWSYTEVLGYFRRIENVTAAWHFVSGDDSGVTGPLHISRQRSPRPSTAAFLAATRECGFAGAQPNSPDPEGFCETIVTQRRGARYSTADAYLKPALRRKNLRLLTEATATRIVIDGNRAVGVEYQRGGQAGVIHARRETVLCGGAVNSPQLLMLSGIGDRDQLAEHGIQTVYHAPEVGQNLLDHLVTPMGFDVAGDSLAAAEKPRQVLDYLLRRRGMLTSNVGEAYGFVRSRPDVELPDLELIFAPAPFYDEGLLVQPPGHGVVLGPILVAPESRGQLTLRSADPHAKPVIDPRYLSDRQGIDRAAMMAGLRLCARIAAAPSLKGVLGPIARPRNCTELNEATLEAALETCSHTLYHPLGTCRMGTDDNSVVDPQLRVRGVDRLRVADASVMPSTIRGHTHAPSVLIGEKAADLLRS